One window of the Trifolium pratense cultivar HEN17-A07 linkage group LG2, ARS_RC_1.1, whole genome shotgun sequence genome contains the following:
- the LOC123909202 gene encoding miraculin-like — MKITLLIFVIFFAFLSTQPLLGAADASNEQVVDTLGKKLRADTNYYILPVIPISRGGASLGLASIGQRYPLDVVVVNRYQGLPLSFTPVNPKKGVIRVSTDLNIKFSSRRSIPNCSTVWKLDRFDFSKRQWFVTTGGVVGNPGRGTINNWFKIEKYGDAYKLVYCPSVVQSFKHLCKDVGVFVDEKGNKRLALSDVPLKVKFQQA, encoded by the coding sequence ATGAAAATCACATTGCTaatatttgtcattttttttgcCTTCTTAAGCACACAACCACTTCTTGGAGCAGCCGATGCTTCAAATGAACAAGTGGTTGACACATTAGGCAAGAAACTCCGAGCTGATACTAATTACTATATTCTTCCGGTTATACCTATTTCGAGAGGTGGTGCAAGTCTTGGCCTTGCAAGCATTGGACAAAGATATCCTCTTGATGTTGTTGTCGTTAATAGATATCAAGGCTTGCCACTTTCTTTTACACCTGTTAACCCAAAAAAAGGTGTTATTCGTGTCTCCACTGATTTAAACATCAAGTTCTCATCTCGTCGTTCTATTCCAAATTGTTCCACTGTGTGGAAGCTTGATCGTTTTGATTTTTCTAAGCGACAATGGTTTGTGACTACTGGCGGTGTTGTAGGAAATCCAGGTCGGGGAACTATCAATAATTGGTTCAAGATTGAGAAATATGGTGATGCTTATAAGTTGGTGTATTGTCCTAGTGTGGTGCAATCTTTCAAGCATTTGTGTAAGGATGTTGGCGTGTTTGTGGATGAAAAGGGAAATAAACGTTTGGCTCTAAGTGATGTTCCCCTCAAAGTTAAATTTCAACAAGCTTGA
- the LOC123909118 gene encoding miraculin-like — protein sequence MKITLLIFVIFFAFLSTQPLLGAADASNEQVVDTLGKKLRADTNYYILPVIPISRGGASLGLASIGQRYPLDVVVVNRYQGLPLSFTPVNPKKGVIRVSTDLNIKFSSRRSIPDRSTVWKLDRFDFSKRQWFVTTGGVVGNPGRETINNWFKIEKYGDAYKLVFCPSVVQSFKHLCKDVGVFVDEKGNKRLALSDVPLKVKFQQA from the coding sequence ATGAAAATCACATTGCTaatatttgtcattttttttgcCTTCTTAAGCACACAACCACTTCTTGGAGCAGCCGATGCTTCAAATGAACAAGTGGTTGACACATTAGGCAAGAAACTCCGAGCTGATACTAATTACTATATTCTTCCGGTTATACCTATTTCGAGAGGTGGTGCAAGTCTTGGCCTTGCAAGCATTGGACAAAGATATCCTCTTGATGTTGTTGTCGTTAATAGATATCAAGGCTTGCCACTTTCTTTTACACCTGTTAACCCAAAAAAAGGTGTTATTCGTGTCTCCACTGATTTAAACATCAAGTTCTCATCTCGTCGTTCTATTCCAGATCGTTCCACTGTGTGGAAGCTTGATCGTTTTGATTTTTCTAAGCGACAATGGTTTGTGACTACTGGGGGTGTTGTAGGAAATCCAGGTCGGGAAACTATAAATAATTGGTTCAAGATTGAGAAATATGGCGATGCTTATAAATTGGTGTTTTGTCCTAGCGTGGTGCAATCTTTCAAGCATTTGTGTAAGGATGTTGGCGTGTTTGTGGATGAAAAGGGAAATAAACGTTTGGCTCTAAGTGATGTTCCCCTCAAAGTTAAATTTCAACAAGCTTGA
- the LOC123909445 gene encoding miraculin-like, translated as MKITLLIFVIFFAFLSTQPLLGAADASNEQVVDTLGKKLRADTNYYILPVIPISRGGASLGLASIGQRYPLDVVVVNRYQGLPLSFTPVNPKKGVIRVSIDLNIKFSSRRSIPDRSTVWKLDRFDFSKRQWFVTTGGVVGNPGRGTINNWFKIEKYGDAYKLVFCPSVVQSFKHLCKDVGVFVDEKGNKRLALSDVPLKVKFQQA; from the coding sequence ATGAAAATCACATTGCTaatatttgtcattttttttgcCTTCTTAAGCACACAACCACTTCTTGGAGCAGCCGATGCTTCAAATGAACAAGTGGTTGACACATTAGGCAAGAAACTCCGAGCTGATACTAATTACTATATTCTTCCGGTTATACCTATTTCGAGAGGTGGTGCAAGTCTTGGCCTTGCAAGCATTGGACAAAGATATCCTCTTGATGTTGTTGTCGTTAATAGATATCAAGGCTTGCCACTTTCTTTTACACCTGTTAACCCAAAAAAAGGTGTTATTCGTGTCTCCATTGATTTAAACATCAAGTTCTCATCTCGTCGTTCTATTCCAGATCGTTCCACTGTGTGGAAGCTTGATCGTTTTGATTTTTCTAAGCGACAATGGTTTGTGACTACTGGCGGTGTTGTAGGAAATCCAGGTCGGGGAACTATCAATAATTGGTTCAAGATTGAGAAATATGGCGATGCTTATAAATTGGTGTTTTGTCCTAGCGTGGTGCAATCTTTCAAGCATTTGTGTAAGGATGTTGGCGTGTTTGTGGATGAAAAGGGAAATAAACGTTTGGCTCTAAGTGATGTTCCCCTCAAAGTTAAATTTCAACAAGCTTGA